One stretch of Toxoplasma gondii ME49 chromosome XI, whole genome shotgun sequence DNA includes these proteins:
- a CDS encoding hypothetical protein (encoded by transcript TGME49_309830), which produces MNGTNMTDVGVVIYKSFRQMLFAVAHLQSREPVEGEEYPVTSHFEEVSIYPKGSDETLTVASETQATKVQFPTSNTSFSQSTGI; this is translated from the exons ATGAATGGTACAAATATGACGGATGTAGGAGTCGTTATCTACAAGAGCTTCCGCCAAATGCTGTTTGCTGTTGCACACCTGCAGAGTCGGGAACCcgtggaaggagaagaatACCCGGTTACTTCTCATTTCGAGGAAGTTTCAATTTATCCGAAA GGCTCGGATGAGACGTTGACCGTTGCCTCGGAGACCCAAGCCACGAAAGTTCAATTCCCGACTTCTAACACAAGTTTCTCACAATCCACTGGTATCTAA
- a CDS encoding hypothetical protein (encoded by transcript TGME49_309840) — translation MGGCASSVKRKCQFRTHRNNSCKSISNSAPPDGDRAAGCVSVAAEDAMKPNNGNPASRAAAEAVIPQLPRWGDKVHTAEDVSLEFLPACLVSAEHELLTVSLPDAERQDQKTNNAPLKDHVASSEFPVHNMPDVTCEPRVLLWNEEFGKHVPFAVQRKPSYSELVTAEHSRVTEGCSISCYLSNQTSEQLLRRRSQKSEELEGMRQLLREESAIMPAKDHLMTAKHNAQAGGPVVAVCESRALATSSLALSEKAYHDRPMIETEKNEEQFQVQPSVAATAQAHDLLSCGAPCHLQKEKTERPEVEKNDATLEIWHEREDHPLENLVYQPKEDSTACGTSPLGAPSSKADTPTVTQRICSLADGLHIQVIFSNETTPQNQIWN, via the coding sequence ATGGGGGGCTGCGCATCGTCGGTGAAAAGGAAATGTCAGTTCCGGACGCACAGGAACAATTCATGTAAGAGCATATCTAATTCAGCTCCACCTGACGGCGATCGAGCAGCCGGGTGCGTCAGTGTAGCCGCCGAGGACGCGATGAAACCGAATAATGGAAATCCGGCGTCTAGAGCGGCAGCAGAGGCAGTCATACCACAACTACCAAGGTGGGGTGACAAGGTGCACACCGCCGAAGATGTGTCACTCGAGTTCTTACCTGCTTGCTTGGTATCCGCCGAGCATGAGCTGTTGACTGTGAGTCTTccggacgcagagagacaagaccAGAAGACAAATAACGCCCCTCTGAAGGACCACGTTGCTTCATCTGAGTTTCCTGTTCATAATATGCCAGACGTTACGTGTGAACCGAGAGTCCTGCTCTGGAATGAAGAGTTCGGAAAACATGTTCCTTTTGCAGTGCAGCGGAAACCCTCCTACAGTGAGCTTGTGACCGCTGAACACTCTCGAGTGACAGAGGGCTGTTCCATCAGTTGCTACTTGTCGAACCAAACCTCTGAGCAACTCCTCCGCCGCAGAAGTCAAAAATCGGAGGAGCTGGAAGGAATGAGGCAACTTCTAAGAGAAGAATCGGCGATCATGCCAGCCAAAGACCATCTCATGACGGCAAAGCATAACGCACAAGCCGGAGGGCCTGTGGTTGCTGTATGCGAGTCTCGTGCATTGGCAACAAGCTCACTCGCTCTTTCAGAAAAAGCATACCACGACAGACCCATGATCGAGACTGAAAAGAATGAAGAACAGTTTCAGGTACAACCATCTGTGGCAGCGACGGCACAAGCACACGACCTCCTTTCCTGCGGCGCCCCCTGCCATCtacaaaaggaaaaaactgAGCGGccggaagtggagaaaaatgACGCGACATTGGAGATATGGCACGAGCGAGAAGATCATCCACTTGAGAATCTTGTTTATCAACCGAAAGAAGACAGTACCGCCTGTGGCACCAGCCCATTGGGGGCGCCTTCCAGCAAAGCAGATACGCCCACAGTTACTCAGCGCATCTGCAGCTTAGCAGATGGTCTGCACATCCAGGTAATTTTTTCGAATGAAACTACTCCGCAAAACCAGATATGGAACTGA